Proteins encoded together in one Vigna angularis cultivar LongXiaoDou No.4 chromosome 5, ASM1680809v1, whole genome shotgun sequence window:
- the LOC108339363 gene encoding tricyclene synthase EBOS, chloroplastic yields the protein MTLVNPTLLNSSFTPHLTFTKPLKPVAPILLQRRIIFPRYNATTTNVNVSERKSANYQPNLWTYDFLQSLKHAYADIRYEDRAKMLQEEVRRMIKDESSDIWLKLELINDVKRLGLSYHYDKEIGEALLRCHSSAGFSSTFVNTSLHETALCFRLLREYGHDVSTDIFERFKEENGNFKASLVSDVKGMLSLYEASFLGYEGEKILDEAMVFSSFHLRVALNEGKGSNMLLEQVNHALELPLHHRIQRLEARWSIESYAKRTDSNRFLLEAAKLDFNIVQSTLQNDLQEMSRWWREMGLASKLSFSRDRLMECFFWTVGMVFETQFSDLRKGLTKVTSLITTIDDVYDVYGTLDELELFTAAVESWDVKAVQVLPDYMKICFLALYNTVNEFAYDALKEHGQDILPYLTKAWSDMLKAFLQEAKWSRDRHLPRFEDYINNAWVSVSGVVILTHAYFLLNQSITKEALQSLHNYHSLLQKPSLIFRLCNDLGTSKAELERGEAASSIVCFMRESGASEEGAYKHIHSLLNETWKKMNKDRVSQSPFPKAFVETAMNLGRISQCTYQYGDGHGAPDSTAKNRIRSLIIEPIALYETEALEQVVY from the exons ATGACTCTTGTGAACCCAACGTTACTCAATTCCTCTTTTACTCCACATCTCACTTTTACCAAACCTCTGAAACCAGTAGCTCCTATTCTTCTCCAACGTAGGATAATCTTCCCTCGCTACAACGCAACCACCACAAACGTTAACGTTTCTGAAAGAAAATCAGCAAACTACCAACCCAACCTCTGGACTTACGACTTTCTGCAGTCCTTGAAGCATGCCTACGCT GATATAAGATACGAGGACAGGGCCAAGATGTTGCAGGAGGAAGTAAGGAGAATGATAAAGGATGAAAGTTCAGACATATGGCTCAAACTTGAACTCATTAACGATGTGAAACGCTTGGGTCTGAGTTACCATTATGACAAGGAGATAGGTGAAGCCCTTCTTCGGTGTCACTCTTCTGCAGGATTCAGTAGCACATTCGTTAACACAAGTTTGCATGAAACTGCTTTGTGCTTTAGGCTTCTCAGAGAATATGGCCATGATGTCTCAACAG ATATATTTGAGAGGTTTAAGGAGGAGAATGGTAATTTCAAGGCAAGCCTTGTGAGCGATGTGAAGGGAATGCTGAGTCTGTACGAGGCATCGTTTCTTGGATACGAAGGAGAGAAGATTTTGGATGAGGCCATGGTCTTCTCTAGCTTCCATCTTAGGGTTGCCCTCAACGAAGGTAAAGGCAGTAACATGCTTTTGGAACAAGTGAATCATGCATTGGAGCTTCCACTCCATCACAGAATTCAAAGGCTGGAAGCAAGGTGGTCCATTGAATCTTATGCTAAAAGAACAGACTCAAATCGATTTCTGCTTGAAGCAGCAAAACTTGATTTCAATATTGTGCAGTCAACACTGCAAAATGATCTCCAAGAAATGTCAAG GTGGTGGAGGGAAATGGGACTGGCCTCAAAGTTAAGCTTCAGCCGAGACAGACTTATGGAATGTTTCTTTTGGACTGTTGGAATGGTCTTCGAGACTCAGTTCAGTGATCTCCGTAAAGGCTTAACAAAAGTTACTTCCTTAATAACTACAATCGATGACGTTTATGATGTCTATGGCACCTTAGACGAATTAGAACTTTTCACTGCAGCTGTGGAAAG TTGGGATGTTAAAGCAGTTCAAGTTCTCCCTGATTACATGAAGATATGTTTTCTTGCACTGTACAACACTGTCAACGAATTTGCCTATGATGCCCTTAAGGAACATGGACAAGATATTTTACCCTACCTCACCAAAGCA TGGTCTGATATGTTGAAAGCATTCCTACAAGAAGCCAAATGGAGTCGCGACAGACACTTGCCAAGATTCGAGGATTACATCAACAATGCATGGGTCTCAGTCTCCGGGGTGGTTATACTCACCCATGCTTATTTCTTACTAAACCAAAGCATTACAAAAGAGGCACTTCAATCCTTGCACAATTACCACTCCCTGTTACAGAAACCATCCCTTATTTTTCGACTTTGCAATGATCTGGGCACATCAAAG GCAGAGTTAGAGAGAGGTGAAGCAGCAAGCTCCATTGTATGTTTCATGCGAGAAAGTGGTGCTAGTGAAGAGGGTGCTTACAAGCACATCCATAGTTTGCTTAACGAAAcgtggaagaagatgaacaaagATAGAGTGTCACAGTCTCCTTTCCCTAAAGCTTTCGTAGAAACAGCCATGAACCTTGGAAGAATTTCTCAGTGCACATATCAGTATGGAGATGGACATGGAGCCCCAGATAGCACTGCCAAGAATCGCATACGATCTTTGATAATTGAACCCATTGCACTTTACGAGACGGAGGCATTAGAACAAGttgtttattaa
- the LOC128196719 gene encoding glyceraldehyde-3-phosphate dehydrogenase 1, cytosolic-like — MLGYHLITTWHSTSDDFVVEHEGSTTFELFHDDSDGTGPTISEFLPGSGFDRLLEQFEQIEMNGKVKIGINGFGRIGRLVARVALQRDDVELVAVNDPFITTDYMTYMFKYDSVHGHWKHHDVTVKDSSTLLFGDKSVIIFVLRNLEEIQWGETGADIIVESTGVFTDKDKVAVHLKLSIYSTIHLPINYFRRPSWMFPLLTSQ; from the exons ATGCTGGGTTATCATTTGATAACCACGTGGCATAGTACGAG TGATGACTTTGTTGTTGAACACGAAGGCTCTACCACCTTTGAGCTCTTTCATGACGACAGTGATGGCACTGGCCCCACCATTTCGGAGTTCCTCCCCGGCTCAGGCTTCGACCGCCTACTCGAGCAATTCGAGCAGATTGAGATGAATG GCAAGGTCAAGATTGGAATCAATG GATTTGGAAGAATTGGTCGTTTGGTGGCCAGGGTGGCTCTTCAGAGAGACGATGTGGAACTCGTTGCTGTTAACGATCCCTTTATCACCACTGATTACAT GACATACATGTTTAAATACGACAGTGTTCACGGACACTGGAAGCATCACGATGTCACCGTTAAGGACTCCAGTACCCTTCTCTTCGGTGATAAGTCAGTCATTATT ttCGTCCTCAGGAACCTTGAGGAGATCCAATGGGGTGAGACTGGAGCCGATATCATTGTTGAATCTACTGGAGTTTTCACCGATAAGGACAAGGTCGCTGTCCATTTAAAGCTTTCTATTTACAGCACTATACATTTACCTATTAACTATTTTCGGCGCCCATCGTGGATGTTTCCGTTGTTGACCTCACAATGA